From a single Apium graveolens cultivar Ventura chromosome 2, ASM990537v1, whole genome shotgun sequence genomic region:
- the LOC141688819 gene encoding uncharacterized protein LOC141688819, whose protein sequence is MSLDIMQAGEEGHEARIRMSVVYLHHRQQEVNSISRHRGSTFNHCVFDRSREEGHARLYRDYFSNTPTYTEAKFYRRFRMQIESLKRFVKAIIEVCGAEYLRQPNDEDVSRLLRENEQRGFSGMLGSIDCHVHELTIILEAITSKDLWIWHSFLGLPGSLNDINVLDRSHLFKDLAEGRGPEVRFTVNGYEYYMGYYLVDGIYPSWPIFVKTVSKPQDNKRKHFAHAQESFRKDVERAFGVLQSRLAIIRGPSRFWIWAQ, encoded by the exons ATGAGTCTTGATATCATGCAGGCGGGAGAAGAAGGGCATGAAGCAAGAATCAGAATGAGTGTCGTTTATCTTCATCATCGACAACAAGAAGTGAATTCTATCTCACGCCATCGAGGTTCTACATTCAATCATTGTGTATTTGATCGTAGTAGAGAAGAAGGTCATGCTAGACTATATCGTGATTATTTCTCTAATACACCTACATATACAGAAGCAAAGTTCTATCGAAGATTTCGGATGC AAATAGAGAGCTTAAAAAGATTTGTTAAAGCAATCATTGAAGTCTGTGGGGCTGAATATTTGAGACAGCCAAATGATGAAGATGTGTCTAGATTGTTAAGAGAAAATGAACAACGAGGCTTTTCTGGGATGTTGGGTAGTATTGATT GTCATGTTCATGAACTAACTATTATATTAGAAGCAATTACTTCAAAAGACTTGTGGATTTGGCATTCTTTTCTCGGATTACCAGGATCATTAAATGATATTAATGTATTAGACCGATCTCATCTATTTAAAGATTTGGCGGAAGGTCGTGGACCTGAAGTGAGGTTTACTGTCAATGGATATGAATATTATATGGGATATTATTTGGTTGATGGTATATATCCTTCTTGGCCAATATTTGTTAAAACTGTTTCAAAACCTCAAGATAACAAAAGAAAGCATTTTGCACATGCACAAGAATCTTTTAGAAAAGATGTAGAGAGAGCATTCGGAGTGTTACAATCTCGACTTGCAATTATTCGCGGACCATCAAGATTTTGGATATGGGCACAATGA